DNA from Drosophila suzukii chromosome 2R, CBGP_Dsuzu_IsoJpt1.0, whole genome shotgun sequence:
agagttaaatttttttatggAACTATGTTTAAAAAACGGTGGATGGGTGTACTAAACTTATTTTAAACTAAAAGGCTTATAATGTTTGCTAAAATTTGATCATAATAAAATCATTTCGTTCATTATTCTAGATAATACTTTCTTAGAAACCTTTGATATCATAGTTGTTATTTATCAGTTAATCTTACTTTTCATTATTTCAAAGCAATCCTCATATGCTAGCTATTTGGGTTCGTAATAACACCAACTCGATTACGAGTTTCAAAAGCGTTGGCATGGAATTTTACGCTAAGCCTCGGATTACCGGGTAGCCGGGCAAAATGCGCTAACTGGAGCAGTATTTTTCAATCAATGTCTGTTTGACTGCACGGGTCACCTGAGCGATAACGCCAAATTGGGTAGACCCCCGTCACGCCCCTCCGCCCGTCGACATGTGTCATATCCAATATCAGTTGTCCAACGAAATGCAGCTAATCAGGTGCACAGCTTTGACAATAACATTATGGGATTTAATGTGCACTAATTGCCTGGCATTCGACGGCGGAAGGGCCCAATTGATGGCCTTGGGTGGGATAGGTGTAGTGGGCGTGagcggtgggtggtgggtggtgcaGGGGACGCAAAAGCAAGAGCACGCACATTTCTAATGGCGCTTTAACCCCACCCTGGttttaattcaattacaaTTGACAGCATGACCCGGCATCGAAGTTCGAATACTCTCTAGCTGGCCAACCAGATATTTCCCGACCCCACCAGAAATGCAAATTTCCGGCTGGCTTTAGATTGATTTTGTGTCACGTCACCTGTCATTCAAATGTGCACTTGGAAAAAGAATAACAATATGTGTTAAATGAAtttggttttcttttgttatcttgGGTAATTActttttttcatttaataaGTTTACTGTGGTGGTCGATTTTCGAGGTATGGTACACTATGATTTCCTTCCACACGGGCAAACTATTATTAAGGAATAATATTTGAGCGTTATGACCAGAATTATGGGTAACAACCACTGTTGTTTTTACATCACGATAATGCACCGGCTCACACCTCACTCGTTTTTCGTGACAAATTCGCCatcttttttattgtttggGTTCGTGTGACTTCTGGCTATTCCCAAAACTCAAGACTACTCCGGGGAAGGCGTTTTGAGTCGATTGaggatattaaaaaaatcgAAGATGGCGCTGATGGCTGTACCGGAAAGGGACTATTTGGCATGTTTCGAGGATTGTAAAAAACGTTTGCATAACGTCGGGGGGATTACTTTAAAGGTTatgaaatttatttagaagaataaataaagatttttaaattaaattaattcaCCTTAATTTTTTGTTCCCAGTAAAGTAAAGGTAATGATAATCTTTGTATCTTCATTGTTGTACACCTGAACTTAATATTAATTTACGAATATATACAAGAATAGGAATAACTATTTAGTAAGTAGTATTTACTTTACGCATTattgatataaatatattgGTATCTTAAATACAGTACTCAAAAAGAGCCCAAATCGTAAAAGCTAAAGCAGCCAAATTTTTACTCAACAGGGGGCCAGTGGCTCCAAACAGCTCCAAAAAATACTTAAGGAGTCGAATCATTCAATTGAATGTTTGAATCGAATAATAGAATCGAATCATTAAATCAAATCATAGAATCGAATCATAGAGTTGAATCATAGAATAGAATCATAGAATCGAATTATAAAGTCGACTCATAAAGTCGAATCATAAAATCGAATCATTGAGTCGAATCAAATAATGGTATCATAGAGTCGAATCATAAACTCGAATTATAGAGTCGAATCAATGATTCGAATCTTAGAATCGAATCAAAGAGTCGAGTCATAGAGTCGAATCATAGAATCGAATCATAAAGTTGAATCATAGAGTGCAATTATAGGGTCGAATCATAGAGGCGAATCATAGAGTTCAATCATAGAGTTCAATCATAGAGTTGAATCACAGAGTCGAATAACAGAGTCGAATCATAGATTCGAATCATAAGGTGGAATCATAGAGTCGAATCTTAGAGTTGAATCATTGAATCATTGAATCATTGAATCATTGAATCATTGAATCATTGAATCATTGAATAATTTAATCATTGAATCATTGAATCATTGAATCATTGAATCATTGAATCATTGAATCATTGAATCATTGAATCATTGAATCATTGAATCATTGAATCATTGAATCATTGAATCATTGAATCATTGAATCATTGAATCATTGAATCATTGAATCATTGAATCATTGAATCATTGAATCATTGAATCATTGAATCATTGAATCATTGAATCATTGAATCATTGAATCATTGAATCATTGAATCATTGAATGATTGAATGATTGAATCATAGAatcatttaataatttaatttttttttaacatttcgATTGCCTATAATAATTATATGGAGACAAAATGGTGTTATAATCTTTGCTACCACTTCTAGGAACAGTTTATAAAACGCGGACAAAGTCGTGGCGGGAAAGCTAGTAATTATTATAAGCTTAGCTATGTATTTGATCTTAATCTCtgtaaaattttatatctttatgtgatctattttattattagtGTCATAACTATTGTTTATCACTGTTAAACTAAGCCCTCTTTCTTCCTCTACAGGTGCGTTTCTGATACCTTTCATGATTATGCTGATACTGGAAGGCATACCGCTGTTCCTCATCGAGCTGGGTATCGGCCAGAGGATGCGATTGGGTGCCTTGGGTGTGTGGAACACCATCCATCCCTGGCTGGGTGGCATCGGCATCTCGTCGTGCATAGTGACGCTGTTTGTGGCTCTGTACTACAACGTGATTATCACGTGGGTTTTCTTCTACCTCTTCAACAGTTTTCGGGTGAGTTAGTGTTCTGGATACCCAATAAATACTCCGTAATTGAATAATCTTCTCAATAGTATCCGCTGCCCTGGTCCACCTGTCCGTTGAACGGCACAGGCTTTGAGCTGGAGGAGTGCGCCAAGTCCTCGGAGACGACGTACTTCTGGTACCGCACCACCTTGGATGCAGCCCCCTCCATGGACGAGCCCGGTGGCCTCAAGTGGTGGATCGTGCTCTGCCTGATGCTGTCCTGGACCATTGTCTTCTTCATCGTGATGAAGGGCATCCAGAGCTCTGGCAAAGTGGTCTATTTCACCTCGCTGTTCCCCTACATTGTGCTGACCATCTTCTTCATTCGCGGCATTACGCTGAGAGGAGCCGGGGCTGGCCTGATGCACATGTATACGCCGAAGGTGGAGAAGCTACTCGAACCCACTGTCTGGCTGGATGCAGCCACGCAGGTCTTCTACTCCTTCGGCCTGGCCTTTGGCTCCCTGATCGCCTTCGGGAGCTACAACACGCCGAAGAACAACTGCGTGAGGGATGTGCTCCTGGTGTCCGTCTGCAATGCCGTCACGGCCATCTACGCCAGCGTGGTCATCTTCGCCATTCTCGGGTTCAAGGCCACCGTGAATGTGGACCGCTGTGTGGCCAGGTGAGTCAGTGGGTCGGGGAGTGGGTTAGGGAGTGGGTCGTACGCATCAGTGGGTCCACTAGGTGGGTCATCCATATACCGACCAGTTGTAACCGGCACAGGGCAACTGTCTTTGTATCTATTTGCGTATCAATGAGTCGCCGGCTCGGTGGGTGTACCTCTGCGCCCATCCATTGATATTCGAATCGATATATGGAATCGCGGTCGTGTCTGTCAATTTGCATCAATTAACGGACCCACTTTGAGTTATGCACAATTGCTCTTGAACTGGCTCTCTGTCGAGTTCTAACCGATTTCAACTGGTCTCCATTGATTGCTTACTCTTTCTTCCTTTTTCATTCCCCCCCAGTAATACGGACATCCTGGTCAAGAACAAACTGCTGGGCGTAAATGAGACCCATAACTATGAACAGACCATGAGTATGCTGAATGGCACCGAGCTGACCAGGCTTCAGTTAAGTGAGTGCAGTCTGGCCCACGAACTGGACAATGTGAGTACTGTCGGGATGAGGGATCCTTCAATCTAGAGGGTCTTACCACATATTTTTATATACAGGCTGCCGAGGGCACTGGCCTGGCCTTCATCGTGTTCACCCAGGCTATTGTGGAGCTGCCCGGGGCTCCCTTCTGGGCCGTGCTCTTCTTCACCATGCTGCTGTCGCTGGGACTGGGGTCGCAGATCGGCATCCTGGAGGGCATGCTGTGCACCCTCTTCGACATTGACATTATCAAGCGGGTTAAGAAACAGCATGTCACTGGCGTGGTGTGTCTCTTCTGCTTCATTGTCGGTTTCATCTTCTGCACAGGTGCCGGCGAGTACTGGCTCAAGATGTTCGACTCCTTTGCCGGCACCATTGGCCTCGTGGTAGTGGCCCTGATGGAGATGATAGCCGTGATCTTCATCTACGGACACGAGCGGTGAGTTCGGGGTTTCCTTTTGTAGTTGAGATTAGGACACTAACGATGCCTTTCCACAGCTTCACTGAGGACATCTACCAGATGACTGGCTACCGACCTGGTCTCTACTGGCAGATGACTTGGCGGTACATTGGTCCGGTGATCATGGTCTGCATCCTGGTCTCATCGGTGGTCTTTATGGTCATCAGGAATCCCACTTACGGAGCTTGGAATGCCGATTTGGTAAGTGATATTGTGTACTGTAAACTATATGTTCATACTATATGTTGCTCATAAGTTACCTTTTCTTTCGATTACCCTTTTTTAACTAAATATTTCCTTTCCACAGGGTATGATCGAGCAGAAGAGCTACCCCAACTGGGTGATGGCCATCGCCCTGTCCATGATCCTGGCCGGGGTCCTGCCCATGCCCATCGTGTTCCTCATGCGTAGCTTCCAGTGCCTGAAGGTGGACCTGGACATCCACCAGGGATCGATCAGGCGCAACGAGACAACGGCCTCCACCAAGGAGATGATCGACAATGACGACGATGTAAGTGCAGATCCTCCCTCAAATCGGCTGATAACACTTTCGATCCAGTCTCGATTTGAGCTTTCTTTGTACCATTCGTTGTGTTCTTAGTCTAAGATTACGCCCATCTCTCTTTTGGTCTATACGTGTGACTAATTGTGTCTTTCTCTCACCTAACGATACATTCCTCACTTTTGCGCTTGTTTTTCCTATCTGACAATGCTTACATCCAAATACCGAATACATAACCAAACTCACTCACCATTGTCGTTCAGAATATGAGTCCGGATATGCCACCGCAAGATTCACTAGCGGCGACACGCTTCACAATTGGAGACTTTGAAGTAAGTTGTGCCTCGTCCTGGATAGAAAAGCTATGCCCCATCCAGAAACCCCGATCCCATCGTCACCTGCACATCTCTGAAACACTAAAGCTAATCACACGATTCTCTGCTCTTCTTTCCCTCTGCTCCCGTGTCCACTTTCATTGGTCAATGTTTTAGAATTAGAACGAACCGTAACCGAAAACGAAATCGAAGCCATGGATACGAACTCAAGTGCAGCGCCAAGTTTTAGAGAACCCCAAAAAGAAATCAGCAAACAGATAAAACTAGGATAGCTCTAAAAGTAGTTCACCAAAGCCCTTTGCATGGCCCAGAAACACAGAACACCGAACACCAAACACTGAACACCCAGAgaaaccgaaaaaaaccaaGGACATGCCTCGACTCAAGTAGAAACCAACTGCTCATCCTCGGTTACCAAGCAATTACCTGTACTCAATACCACTAAGAACTAATCAACGCACAGCAATTAATCGTAGCTAGAAAAAAATCGCAAAAAGCTCTTTTAAACCGAAAAAACTGATAAGGCCAGAACAATTATTTACAAAACTTAAGTTTAGGGAAAAGACTAGCAAAATCGCTTGAGGGCTCAGCAGAAGTAGGGCAATGAGTGTACATAGATGTAGGCAGTTCTAAACCAATATAGAAATCCAATTGGCGGCTGATCGTGGCTTATTCGCAGGTAAAGTAACAGAGGGTTAACCAAAATCTTACCATATAAATTTCGTTTGTTGGttcgtttgtttgtttgttcaTTGTTTCAATGTTTTTTGGTATGATTCAAATCTTTTACTTGCAACCAGTGGCGGATGTACAACTACTTTACATCTACATTACAGTTGTCACTGGACTTTTAGTCGTTATAATTTGAAAATTCTGCTTTCGAGGCCATCCGCTGGCCGTGTAGAGAGCTTTCGCTTGAGCTTGTGTAGAATATCGAGTATACGCAGCGTGGTGTCAGCTCATTTGATTTATGTACTATAATTTCGTAAGAAGTTCTTGATTTCCTAGAGGACTCTGTCCGTCCATTTGATTGCCTGACATCTTGAAGGGTGGCCTCATCCGTTTCCCTTTCTTCTCTTGATTTAGGACGATGAGGACGACGAGAACGACTTCAGTGGCCCGGCGCTTGGTGGTCACGTGAAGACCCAGAGCGATTTCTCCgacgacgaggaggaggacaaGCCCATGACCATgcggatgatgatgatgcgtCCGACGACTACCACCAAGACATCGAACGCGCTAAATGTGCCAACCAGCAGAAAGAACAACTACAAGAAGGACGCGTACGATGTCTAGAGGAGCCACAACCCCCAGGTGCCGATACAGAAACCGATAACTAAGCAGACACAGAtccagatacagatacaggtAGAGGTCCAggtacagatacagatacagacaCAGGTCCAGGTCCAGGTGTGAACCGAAACGAAATGGCAAGTGAAGAACTAGTTTAACTGAGACGAGCATTGAGAGGAGAGTGCGTGCCGAGCTGAGCGcaaacatttataaatatttactatAAGTATTTTAACATAATTTAAATCTAATCTAAGTAATTACCAGAATAAACAGCCGAAGAATTGCATTCGAGTGCGCAACTAAAATTGTTAAATCGTACTTTAACACTAACTGAACTAAACCCGAACTAAAACTaaactaaattttaaaaactatgtACGAGTACAATGTGCCGCAGGATGTTAGGTATTATCTTAAACGGGTTGCTAAAGGTTTAAATTCGATTATGTAGCATTTAGTTGGAATGCTTAAAGCTTTACCATTAGACACTCGAGCACACAAACTGAAAGTATTTCTGATCCCCACGCCACACTCCTCTCCAATCCCGGTAATCCCTGTAATTCCTGAAATCCCGATAATCCCCCA
Protein-coding regions in this window:
- the LOC108018089 gene encoding sodium-dependent neutral amino acid transporter B(0)AT3, coding for MAATKIIDAPRNGHEMAPLNTRARGDGTHGVTIVLTAPQRNSVQSVDIPGNEPERAAWSGKMQFFLSIIGYSVGLGNIWRFPYLCQQNGGGAFLIPFMIMLILEGIPLFLIELGIGQRMRLGALGVWNTIHPWLGGIGISSCIVTLFVALYYNVIITWVFFYLFNSFRYPLPWSTCPLNGTGFELEECAKSSETTYFWYRTTLDAAPSMDEPGGLKWWIVLCLMLSWTIVFFIVMKGIQSSGKVVYFTSLFPYIVLTIFFIRGITLRGAGAGLMHMYTPKVEKLLEPTVWLDAATQVFYSFGLAFGSLIAFGSYNTPKNNCVRDVLLVSVCNAVTAIYASVVIFAILGFKATVNVDRCVASNTDILVKNKLLGVNETHNYEQTMSMLNGTELTRLQLSECSLAHELDNAAEGTGLAFIVFTQAIVELPGAPFWAVLFFTMLLSLGLGSQIGILEGMLCTLFDIDIIKRVKKQHVTGVVCLFCFIVGFIFCTGAGEYWLKMFDSFAGTIGLVVVALMEMIAVIFIYGHERFTEDIYQMTGYRPGLYWQMTWRYIGPVIMVCILVSSVVFMVIRNPTYGAWNADLGMIEQKSYPNWVMAIALSMILAGVLPMPIVFLMRSFQCLKVDLDIHQGSIRRNETTASTKEMIDNDDDDDEDDENDFSGPALGGHVKTQSDFSDDEEEDKPMTMRMMMMRPTTTTKTSNALNVPTSRKNNYKKDAYDV